The following proteins are encoded in a genomic region of Oryzias latipes chromosome 17, ASM223467v1:
- the arf1 gene encoding ADP-ribosylation factor 1, which produces MGNVFAGLFKMFGKKEMRILMVGLDAAGKTTILYKLKLGEIVTTIPTIGFNVETVEYKNISFTVWDVGGQDKIRPLWRHYFQNTQGLIFVVDSNDRERCGEAREELLRMLAEDELRDAVLLVFANKQDLPNAMNAAELTDKLNLHSLRNRNWYIQATCATTGDGLYEGLDWLSNQLKSH; this is translated from the exons ATGGGAAACGTGTTTGCAGgactctttaaaatgtttgggaAGAAAGAGATGAGAATACTCATGGTGGGTCTTGATGCTGCAGGAAAGACGACTATTTTGTACAAACTCAAACTTGGGGAGATTGTGACCACCATCCCTACCATAG GCTTTAATGTTGAGACTGTAGAGTACAAAAACATCAGCTTCACTGTGTGGGATGTTGGTGGCCAGGACAAAATCCGGCCATTGTGGCGTCATTATTTCCAGAACACTCAAG GCCTCATCTTTGTGGTGGACAGCAATGATAGAGAGCGCTGCGGCGAGGCCCGGGAGGAGCTCCTGAGAATGTTGGCGGAGGATGAGCTGCGGGATGCGGTCCTGTTGGTTTTTGCCAACAAACAA GACCTCCCAAATGCAATGAATGCTGCAGAACTAACGGACAAGTTGAATCTGCACTCCCTGCGTAACAGAAACTGGTACATCCAGGCAACCTGTGCCACCACAGGAGATGGTCTCTATGAAGGACTTGATTGGCTGTCCAATCAGCTCAAGAGCCATTAA